The Phycisphaerae bacterium genome segment CCCCGAAAACCTGAGCCAAGGAGAAAACAGCGATGGAACCCCTCCAGATCGGCGTGTGCAGTTGGTCCCTCAAGATGCCGGATATCGGCGACGCACTGGTGGCCGTCAAGCATGAACTCGGCCTGAATCTCGTGCAAATCGGCTTTTGGGACGAGGGCTTCAAACAGACGGACCGGATCATCAAGCTCATCGAACGAACCGGCCTTGAGGTGAGTGCCACTTGCATCGGCTTCGAGGGCGAGGACTACTCGAGCATCCAGCGGATCGCCGAGACGGGCGGCTTCAAGCCCGACAACGAGTGGCCGCGGCGCCTCGCCAAGACCAAGGCGTTTGCCGATTTCACGGCGGCCCTCAACGTGAAAATGCTGGCGTGCCACATCGGCTTCGTCCCGCACGACAAGAGCGAATCCGTGTACGCGGTCATGGTGGACCGCATCAAGCAGGTCTGTGACGTGCTGGCCCACCGCGATCTGACACTCGTCATGGAAACCGGCCAGGAGCGGGCCGAGAACCTTCTGGAGTTCATCGACGCCGTCGAACGGGACAACATCCGGATCAACTTCGACCCGGCCAACATGATCCTCTACGGCGTCGGTGACCCGCTTCAGGCCGTCGACATTCTCAAGGACAAAATCGTTCATTGCCACATGAAAGACGCCGTCTGGTCCCGGGAGCCGACGAAGATCTGGGGCGAAGAAGTCGTCCTGGGCACCGGCCAGGCCAACATCCCCAAACTCATCGCCAAGCTCCGCTCCTACGGCTACACCGGGCCGTTGGTCATCGAACGCGAGGCCGGCAACCAGCGAATTGCAGACATCAAGACGGCCATCGGCTTGCTGGAAAAAGTAGTGGGCTAATTCAAGCTCTTGGTCATTCCCAGGCACCAGCCTACTCATTCGCCTTGACCGACGCAGCGGTCATTGTGCAGAATCATATTCGTGGTGAGGACGGCGGGCATGCAGCGTGGTGACGATGCCTGCGTCGATCGAGTTCTCGGGCAAGCCGCGAGCAGGTGACGCTTGAGCAATCCAGACCGCCATCAGTCGACCCCGGCCGACGAGAACGTACAACTGCGGGAGCGCCTTCACCGGCTTGAGCATCCCGGGGAGGAAAAGGAGGTCTTCGTCCATCTGGCCAGGAGATTGGCCGGCGCGACCTCGGCCGATGCGGTCATGGCTGCCGCGCAGGAGGCCAGCGAGCGGCTTCTCGCCTGGGACTTCTTCTATCTGGCGCACCGCCTTCCAGAGTCGAATCAGTTCCGCATCGCCGGAGTCATCGACACCATTGAAGGACGCCGGCATACCTTCCCCGAACAGCGGGATGCCGAGGCCACATTCAGTCCTCCGGTGCGCGAGGTGCTCGCCGGCAAACGACTGCTGGTCAATCGCCGGGAGGGCCGGACAACGCCCGTGATGCGACCGCTTGGCTCGGGTCGGCCCTCAGCCAGTCTGATGTTCGTCCCCGTGCAGTGCGAAGGCCAGGTGATCGGCCTTCTGTCCGCGCAATCCTACGTGCCGAACCAGTATGGCGAATCCGACCTGCAGATTCTTCAGGACGTCGCGGACGCCGTCGCTCCGGCAATGGAGCGCGTCCGCGCCGAGGAATCGCTCCGCAGCCGGGAGCAACTCCTGCGCCTGGAGCGGGATCTGGCCGTTTCGTTGGGCGCCGCACGGGACGTGCATGAGGCACTGGACCGACTCCTGGAAACGAGCCTCCAGATTGAAGGCATTGATTGCGGCGGGGCGTATCTTGTCGATCCCGCCACGCACGATCTTATCCTCGCGCGCTACAGGAATCTGTCCGCGGGCTTCGCTGACGGCGTCAAACATCTGGCCCGCGACAGTTGGCAGGCCGCGTTGGTCCTTAAGGCCAAAACCGTCTACATGTCGACCGCCGAACTGCACTCGATCGATGCGGCTTGCCGCGACGAGGGCCTGATGTCCGTGGCCGTTGCACCCGTCGCACAATCAGGCAACCTGATCGCCGTGCTGAACCTGGCCAGCCGCCGCCTGAACGAAATCCCGCCTCACGCACGTCACGCCATCGAGGCGGTCGCCGCCCAAATGGGTACCGCCCTGATTCGCATCCGCGCGGAACAGGACCTCCGGGAGGCGAGAGACCAACTCGAGCAACGTGTGGAGCAGCGCACGGCCGAGCTGCGCGAAGCCAACGCCCGCTTGGAAGCCGAAATCATCGAACACCAGAAAAGCGAGCAGGCCTTGCTGGAAAAAGAGGCGCAACTGCGCAGCTTGAACGAGAACCTCGCCGAGGGAATGGTCTACCAGATCAACAGCGGTCAGGATGGTCAAAAGCGACAGTTCACGTACCTGAGCCCTGCCGTGGAGCATCTTCACGGCCTGAGGGTGGAAGATGTCCTGGCAAACTCGACGCTCATCTACGACCAGGTGATCGAGGAGGACCGGTCCTTGCTGGCCGAGCAGGAAACGCGGGCCTTTGCGACCAGAACCACGCTTGACGTGGACGTCCGGGTCCGGCTTCCATCGGGAGAGATCCGCTGGCGCCGTTTCATTTCTTCACCTCGGGTCGTTCCGGACGGAACACTTATGTGGGAGGGCATTGAGCTGGATATCACCCGCCGAAAGAAAGCAGAGGAGGCTCTGCTGCGCAAGGAACGGGAACTCCGATTATTGAGTGCCGAGGCAAATCGCCGGCTCGAAGAAGAGAGAGCCCGCGTTTCCCGCGAGCTCCACGACGAACTCGGTCAGATGCTCACCGCCCTCAACCTCAACCTGAGGTGGCTGGGCCGTCGAATCGGCGACGTCGGAGACGACGTCGTCGAGCGAATCGACGAATCGATTCAGTACGTGAGCCGGATGATCACCAGCGTACGGACGCTGTCCCGCAGCCTCCGACCGGCCGCACTCGGCCACGAGGGGCTGGTCGAGGCCGTCCGATCGCACATGGCTGAATTCGAACAGTACGCCGGCATCCGCTGCAGAGTCGAGGTGGTACCGCCGAACCTCGCGGTGAGCGAGCCTCTCGCAACCACCGCCTTTCGGATTGTCCAGGAGGCCCTAACCAACGTGGCCCGCCATTCCAAGGCAACCTTCTGCCGGGTGAACATCAGGGCGGTCGACGACCTGCTGGTGCTGGAGATTCGTGACAACGGCGTCGGCCTGAAAGAACAGGAGCCGACCGACGCGATTTCCTTGGGAATACCGGGCATGAGGGAGCGGGCGGAAACGATCGGTGGAAGCCTCGTGGTCGCGAACAACCCCGAGGGAGGCGTTTGCGTCACCGCGCGCCTGCCGCGCCAACGCCGCGATCATTCGCCCCTCGGTTCATAGTCCGACCGCAAGGCCGCACGCCGGGACTATTTGAGACTCAGCCGAAATTCGGCGTAGACCATCCGCGGCACTTCCGCATTGTTGAGAAAGGTCGTCCCGCCCTCGGGATGGTCCGGGTCCAGAAGATTGCGAACACCCACCGCCACGGCGGCCTGTTTCTTCCAGAACTCGTACTCGGCCCTCAGGTCGAGCCGCAAGTAAGGCGGAATCTGCATCGGCAGAAGAGCCATGGTCCCGTTGGGTGCTTTCACCGTATCGACATAATGCAGATAAGCCGATAGATGCAGGTCTTTCACCGGATCGTACTGTGCACCGATCATGAACTTGTGTTCGGGCGGGGTGATGAAATCCTTGTCGGTGTACGGCACGTGCCCGAACCAATCCATCCATTGATAGGTATAGTGGGCCAGCAAAGTCAACTGTTTCGTCGCCGCGTATTTCGCCTCGAATTCGAACCCGTACATCGCCGCGGAGGCCCGGTTGTCGTACTTCGCCTGAAGCAGGCCCGGCGGGCCGAATTCCATGGTCGTGGCGGTGATCACGTCGTCCATGTCGTGCCAGAACAGGTTGAAATTCGTGGTGAGTCGGTCCGAAAGGAACTTCTTCCGGTATCCTAACTCATACGCAATCACCGTCTGGGGGTCCGTCTCGGGGTCGGCGGTCTGGTGTATCAGGCCGCTGTACAGCACGAAATCGGCAAAGCGGCCTCCCACCGGCGGCATCTGGAACGCCCGAGACACCGCTCCGTAGGCCAGAGAGCCGTCGGAAAACTTGTGGGACAGGGCGATCCGCCCGCTCGGCTGAAAGCCCCCATAAAACTCGTAATCGATCCGGGCGCCCAGCTCCAGAGCCCATCGCGGAGCAAACCTCCACTCGTCCTGCACGTAAAGACCGATCGTCGCGCTGCTGACGTAGTCCCGGGTCATCAAGTGAGGATCCGAGTTGGTGCCGTCAATCAGGTCGGTCCGGCTGTCCAGACCCCACGTCAGCGTGTGATTGTCGCCCAGCTTGAAGTTGTGATTGAACTCCAGAGCAATCTGCTGGTAGCGATAGTCGATCGTCTTGGCGCCGGGCTCGAAATGGTAGTCGTTGACGTAAGCATTGATGCCGAATTGGTTGTCACGAGCGACCCGATGATCCCACTTGCCCAGCAGGAAGGCGGTCTGCGACCTGGGACTGAGTTTGTCCGGAGGGAAGAAGCTCGGAGAAGTCGGGTTGCCCCCGCCGGCTACGCTGTTACCGCCCGACAGAGTGAAAACATCCTTCGGCGTGGCGTCATAGACCATGTGGACGCCGGTCCGTCCGCCCAGAAAATCATCATCGAGTTGTTGCAGGATCGAACCGCCCTTGCGGAAGCCGTCGCTGCTCTCGTATTCGCCTGACACCCGCAGTTTGAGCTTCTCATCGGCATAGCCGTATCCCAGGTGCTCCTTGTGGGCCCCTCGTGATCCCCCACTGACGGTACTGGTCAGACCCACCTGATCGGCAGGGTCCTTGGTCACGATATTGATGACGCCGTTCAGCGCGTTGGCACCCCACGTGACGCCCGCCGGACCCCGGAGCACTTCGATCCGCTCGATATCTTCAAGCTGGATCGGCCAGAAATACCAGAACGTCGCTCCCAGGATGGGATCAAACATCTGGCGGCCGTCCATCAACACCAGAACCTGATCGGCCGTCAGTCCGTGGGCGCCTCTTGTCGACACGCCGGAGTAACCCCAGCTCAGGTCCGCAACGTCCACTCCGGGCAACAATCGCAGCGCGTCGGGGACCGAACGCGCCCCCGATCGACGGATGTCGTCGGCCGTCACCACGCTGACGGCGTAAGGCAAGTCCATGATCCGCTTCGGGCTTCTGGTTGCGGTCTGTACCACGTCTACTTCGGGTATGTCCAGATTGAACACCTCCATGTCGTTCAAGCCGTCCTGCGGCAGGCTGAACCGATCGAGCGCTTCGGCCTGCCCCACGGGATCCTCGGCCGGTGCACTGGCCGGCCGCGATTGACCCAGAACTGGGACGTTCGCAAGAAAAGTCAAAGCGATCGCCCATGCCGCCGGCCACGGCCGGGGACGAAACCGCCTTCTCCAGACGTCCCTCGCCCTCGGCTCCACCGTTTGCACGGCTCGAGGCATCATGTCGATCAATCTCGTTGTACGCCGCAGTATCCTCACCTAGTCGTTCCTTCCGTACTGTTCAGGAATCTTGGCCAATATGTCGTCGGCCAGCGAAATACCGATCATCTCTGTGCTTCGATGGTTGATCGAGCAAATGACCTTGGCCGGATACACCACCCCGATCGATGCCGGTTTGGTGCCGCCCGCGATCTTGTCGGCCAGATCGACCGTCTGGCGCCCGATAGACTCGTCATCGGCCTGCCAGCCGGCAAACGCTCCCGCCTTGACGATCTTGCTTGAGAAAGCCCAAACCGGCTTGCGAGCACGAATGCCCCAGAGAAGAAGGCGCTGCGCGGTGGCCGTGTTATACACGTCGGCATCCGGCACCATGATGACGCCGTCGCAACGATTGCTGTCCAGAAGACGCGCGGCTTTCAGAAAATCGTTCTTGCTCGTTTCGATCGGCGTAATGGTCATTCCGCGATCTTGCCCCGCTTTGCGCAGCGCCTCGACCGTGCGACGCGTTCGGCTGCTGAACGGGACGCCGATGTTCTTGACACCCTCGTCCATTTGCGTCACCCACGCGATCTGCTCAACCGGCGAAATATCCGTGGTGACCCCCGCCACGCGGGCCCTGTGTCGGCTGTCCTCCGCCAGAAAAGATGCGTCCAGAGCGTTGGGCACCATGCAAAACACGACCGCCGCATCGGGAACCGATTCCAGCGCCAGAATCGTGGCCTCCGTCCCGACCGCGATCACCACCGCCGGCCGAGTCTGAACAAGGCGGCTCCGGACGTCCTGGAGAGAAACACCCGAAGACGCCGGTCGCGACGCCGGCGCGGGCGAAGCTGAAGCCTTGTCCGAATCGACGGAGTCTTCCGGCTGAGGTTGCTCAGGGGGTGCGGGCAACTCCACCATGACGTAAGACCACTTCTTCTGTTTCGCGGCGGTTTCGATGCTGTCGATTGTCTTGCGATAAATCGCTTGTGGGGCAGCAAGAATCGTGATTCTGGCTGACTCGGCGCCGTGCGTCGCCTGCGAGTTGTGACCTGCCACCAGGGCAAGCAGGAAAAGAATGACCGTCGTCATTCGCCTGCCTGGCGACCGCACCCCGGCACTCGACACTGGCATCCTCATAGGTTGAACGTACGTGAGCAGCGCGGCCCGCTCACCAAGGCCGTCTTGGTCTTGCCCGTCGCAACCAGTGCCCATTCTGCGCGCACGTTTCGGGATCACAGCGCGTTTGGGTTGCCGCCCGCAAAAAGGCGGTCCGACCTGGATGAAGGTCGCGGCGACCTGGAGCCTATCACCGGAGTCCGTGTGGGACCGCCTTCCAGCCGGTCGACGTTCGGGGTTTCCGGATAGGTCTTTAATCGCACCGTCTGTACGCCGCCGTGACAGACACCGATCACGTGGAGAATCGCCTGTCCACGAGGGTGGACCATACTAATGGCTTTTATCGGTCATCGGGCGCGCTATCTGGCGATTTTGATTGGGCCCACGCCCGCTCAGCGCGGAGAACAAGTCAGGGCGGATTCTCGTCAGCCCGGCTTCCTATTGACTGGCAATGGCTGGTATGCCTCGCACCGATGTCCTGTGCGGTCCGTGCATGGCTTGACAGTATTGATAAGCCCGTCATTTCGCGGCTTGCCGCGTCGCCACGCTGCCCGGTTCGGC includes the following:
- a CDS encoding sugar phosphate isomerase/epimerase family protein gives rise to the protein MEPLQIGVCSWSLKMPDIGDALVAVKHELGLNLVQIGFWDEGFKQTDRIIKLIERTGLEVSATCIGFEGEDYSSIQRIAETGGFKPDNEWPRRLAKTKAFADFTAALNVKMLACHIGFVPHDKSESVYAVMVDRIKQVCDVLAHRDLTLVMETGQERAENLLEFIDAVERDNIRINFDPANMILYGVGDPLQAVDILKDKIVHCHMKDAVWSREPTKIWGEEVVLGTGQANIPKLIAKLRSYGYTGPLVIEREAGNQRIADIKTAIGLLEKVVG
- a CDS encoding GAF domain-containing protein, yielding MSNPDRHQSTPADENVQLRERLHRLEHPGEEKEVFVHLARRLAGATSADAVMAAAQEASERLLAWDFFYLAHRLPESNQFRIAGVIDTIEGRRHTFPEQRDAEATFSPPVREVLAGKRLLVNRREGRTTPVMRPLGSGRPSASLMFVPVQCEGQVIGLLSAQSYVPNQYGESDLQILQDVADAVAPAMERVRAEESLRSREQLLRLERDLAVSLGAARDVHEALDRLLETSLQIEGIDCGGAYLVDPATHDLILARYRNLSAGFADGVKHLARDSWQAALVLKAKTVYMSTAELHSIDAACRDEGLMSVAVAPVAQSGNLIAVLNLASRRLNEIPPHARHAIEAVAAQMGTALIRIRAEQDLREARDQLEQRVEQRTAELREANARLEAEIIEHQKSEQALLEKEAQLRSLNENLAEGMVYQINSGQDGQKRQFTYLSPAVEHLHGLRVEDVLANSTLIYDQVIEEDRSLLAEQETRAFATRTTLDVDVRVRLPSGEIRWRRFISSPRVVPDGTLMWEGIELDITRRKKAEEALLRKERELRLLSAEANRRLEEERARVSRELHDELGQMLTALNLNLRWLGRRIGDVGDDVVERIDESIQYVSRMITSVRTLSRSLRPAALGHEGLVEAVRSHMAEFEQYAGIRCRVEVVPPNLAVSEPLATTAFRIVQEALTNVARHSKATFCRVNIRAVDDLLVLEIRDNGVGLKEQEPTDAISLGIPGMRERAETIGGSLVVANNPEGGVCVTARLPRQRRDHSPLGS
- a CDS encoding TonB-dependent receptor, with the translated sequence MGQAEALDRFSLPQDGLNDMEVFNLDIPEVDVVQTATRSPKRIMDLPYAVSVVTADDIRRSGARSVPDALRLLPGVDVADLSWGYSGVSTRGAHGLTADQVLVLMDGRQMFDPILGATFWYFWPIQLEDIERIEVLRGPAGVTWGANALNGVINIVTKDPADQVGLTSTVSGGSRGAHKEHLGYGYADEKLKLRVSGEYESSDGFRKGGSILQQLDDDFLGGRTGVHMVYDATPKDVFTLSGGNSVAGGGNPTSPSFFPPDKLSPRSQTAFLLGKWDHRVARDNQFGINAYVNDYHFEPGAKTIDYRYQQIALEFNHNFKLGDNHTLTWGLDSRTDLIDGTNSDPHLMTRDYVSSATIGLYVQDEWRFAPRWALELGARIDYEFYGGFQPSGRIALSHKFSDGSLAYGAVSRAFQMPPVGGRFADFVLYSGLIHQTADPETDPQTVIAYELGYRKKFLSDRLTTNFNLFWHDMDDVITATTMEFGPPGLLQAKYDNRASAAMYGFEFEAKYAATKQLTLLAHYTYQWMDWFGHVPYTDKDFITPPEHKFMIGAQYDPVKDLHLSAYLHYVDTVKAPNGTMALLPMQIPPYLRLDLRAEYEFWKKQAAVAVGVRNLLDPDHPEGGTTFLNNAEVPRMVYAEFRLSLK
- a CDS encoding ABC transporter substrate binding protein; the encoded protein is MTTVILFLLALVAGHNSQATHGAESARITILAAPQAIYRKTIDSIETAAKQKKWSYVMVELPAPPEQPQPEDSVDSDKASASPAPASRPASSGVSLQDVRSRLVQTRPAVVIAVGTEATILALESVPDAAVVFCMVPNALDASFLAEDSRHRARVAGVTTDISPVEQIAWVTQMDEGVKNIGVPFSSRTRRTVEALRKAGQDRGMTITPIETSKNDFLKAARLLDSNRCDGVIMVPDADVYNTATAQRLLLWGIRARKPVWAFSSKIVKAGAFAGWQADDESIGRQTVDLADKIAGGTKPASIGVVYPAKVICSINHRSTEMIGISLADDILAKIPEQYGRND